In the genome of Variovorax sp. PAMC26660, the window ACAGCCAGGCCGCCATTCCGCTGCTGAAGAAGGCGCAGGCCGCGAAGATTCCCGTGGTGGCTTTCGACTCGGGCGTGGACAGCGACATTCCCGTCACCACCACCACGACCGACAACAAGGCCGCCGCCGCACTCGCCGCCGACAAGATGGCCGAGCTGATCGGCAAGTCCGGTGAAGTCGCGCTGGTGGTGCACGACCAGACCAGCCGTACCGGTGTCGACCGGCGTGACGGCTTCGTCAACCGCATCAAGTCGACCTACCCGAACATCAAGATCGTGAGCGTGCAGTACGGCGGCGGCGACCAGCTCAAGTCGACCGAGATCACCAAGTCGATCTTGCAGGCCTCGCCCAACCTCAAGGGCATCTTCGGCGCCAACGAAGGCTCCGCCATCGGTGTGGTCAATGGCGTGAAGGAGATGAAGCGCAACGGCAAGGTCGTGATCATCGGCTACGACTCCGGCAAGCAGCAGAAGAACGCCATCCTCGACGGCAGCATGGCCGGCGCCATCACGCAGAACCCCGTGGGCATGGGCTACAAGACCGTGGAGATGGCCGTGAAGGCGATCAAGGGCGAGAAGCTGCCCAAGATCGTCGACACCGGGTTCTTCTGGTACGACAAGACCAACATCGCCGATCCCAAGATCGCGGCCGTGCTGTACGACTGATTTTTCCTGGAGACCTGAAGACCTCATGACCATTGTTCGATCGATGCGCGTCCTCGACGTGCGCTTTCCCACCTCGCAGCAGCTCGACGGCTCCGACGCGATGAACCCCGACCCGGATTACTCCGCGGCGTATGTCGTGCTGGAAACCGATCAACCGGGGCTCGAAGGTCACGGCCTGACCTTCACCATCGGCCGTGGCAACGAGATCTGCTGCGCGGCCATCGAGGCCATGCGCCATCTGGTCGTGGGGCTCGATCTGCAGTGGGTGGCGCAGGACATGGGCCGCTTCTGGCGGCACATCACCTCCGACAGCCAGTTGCGATGGATCGGCCCCGACAAGGGGGCGATCCATCTTGCGACCGGGGCCGTGGTCAATGCGATGTGGGACCTGTGGGCCAAGTCCGAAGGCAAGCCCGTGTGGCAACTGGTTGCCGACATGAGCCCCGAGGAACTGGTGCGCTGCATCGACTTTCGCTACATCACCGACTGCATCACGCCCGAAGAAGCGCTCTCGCTGTTGCGTGATGCGGCTGTGGGCAAGGCCGAGCGCGTTGCCACGCTGCAGGCCGAGGGCTACCCCTGCTACACGACTTCGGCCGGCTGGCTCGGCTACTCCGACGAGAAGCTGCGGCGGCTGGCGCAAGAGGCGGTCGATGCGGGCTTCAACCACATCAAGCTCAAGGTGGGGCGCGACCTGCAGGACGACATTCGCCGCCTGACCGTGGCGCGCGAAGTGCTCGGGCCCGATCGCCATTTGATGATCGACGCCAACCAGGTCTGGGAGGTCGACCAGGCCATCGACTGGGTACGGCAACTCGCCTTTGCCAAGCCCTGGTTCATCGAAGAGCCGACCAGCCCCGACGACGTGGAAGGCCACCGCAAGATCCGCGAAGGCATTGCACCGGTCGTGAAGGTGGCCACCGGCGAGATGTGCCAGAACCGCATCATGTTCAAGCAGTTCATCATGCGCGGCGCCATCGACGTGGTGCAGATCGATGCGTGCCGGCTCGGTGGCGTGAACGAGATTCTGGCGGTGATGCTCATGGCCGCCAAATACAAGCTGCCCGTGTGCCCGCACGCCGGCGGTGTGGGCCTGTGCGAGTACGTGCAGCACCTGTCGATGATCGACTACCTCTGTATCTCCGGCATGCGCGAAGGCCGCGTGATCGAGTACGTCGATCACCTGCACGAACACTTCGTCGAGCCCTGCGAGATTCGCGGCGCGGCGTACATGCCGCCGAAGGGCGCGGGCTTTTCCATCACCATGAAACCCGAATCGCTCGAACGCTATCGCTTTCGCGGATGAGCAGACAAAGGAAAGGCACAGCACAACCATGGACCTGCATCTGAAAGACAAGGTGGTGATCGTGACCGGTGGCGGCAGCGGCATCGGCGCGGCCATCTCGCTCACGCTGGCGCGCGAAGGGGCGGTGCCGGTGATCTGCGGCAAGAACCCGCTCGATGCGCCTTTTGAAGAAGAGCTGCGTGCACTGCAGCCGCGTGCGCTGTTCATCCAGTTCGAGCTGATGGAAGAGGCCGCTTGCGCCAAGGCCATTGAAAGCACCATCGCCGAGTTCGGCCGCATCGACGGGCTCGTCAACAACGCGGGCGTGAACGACAGCGTGGGCCTCGAAGCAGGGCGCGAGGCTTTCGTTGCATCGCTCGAACGCAACCTCGTGCATTGCTATGTGATGGCGCATTTCTGCCTGCCGCACCTGAAGGCCAGCAAAGGCGCCATCGTCAACATCTCGTCGAAGACGGCGGTGACGGGGCAGGGCAACACCAGCGGCTACACGGCGGCCAAGGGCGCGCAACTGTCGCTGACGCGCGAGTGGGCCGCATCGCTGCTGGAGGATGGCGTGCGCGTCAACGCGGTGATTCCGGCCGAGGTGATGACGCCGCTGTACCAGCGCTGGATTTCGGCTTTTGACGAACCCGACCGCAAGCTCGCGACCATCACCGACAAGATTCCGCTGGGACGACGGATGACGACGCCGCAGGAGATTGCGAACACTGTCGTGTTTCTGCTGTCCGAGCAGGCCTCGCATACGACGGGGCAGTGGGTGTTTGTGGATGGCGGGTATACGCATCTGGATCGGGCGTTGACCTGATCCTTTTCTCTCCCACTCATTCACTCTTCTCTCCGGAACGAACGAGCCGCCCATGCGCCACTGCCTTGCCCTCGACCTGAAAGACGACCCGAAGCTGATTGCTGAGTACGAGGCGTACCACCGCAGCATCTGGCCCGAAGTGCGCGCGCATCTGCATGTGCATGGGGTGACGGGTATGGAGATCTATCGGCTTGGCACGCGGATGGTGATGCTGATGGAGACAGACGACGCGCGGTATGACGCGCAGGCGATGGCGCTTGCGTCCCAGAGCGATTCGAAGATCGGCGAATGGGAAACGCTGATGTGGAAGTTTCAGGCGCCTACGCCCTGGACGCCTGAAGGGGAGAAGTGGGTGGCCATGGAGCGGATATTCGCGCTGTAACGAAAAACGGACCCCGAAGGGTCCGCTTGCTGGATACCGACTGCCCGTTTACTTGGGTGAGTAGGTCATCTTCGTCACGAGCTGCGACGATTTCGCATCGCTGCCCTTGAGCAGTTGGCCTCGATAGGGGCCTTCGGCAGCCAGCCACAACTCTTGGGTGGCGTCCTTCGAGATCACCGAGGCACCGATCGTTATCTTCAGCGAGAGCTTGCAGGTGTCGAACGTGCCCAGCGGCGTTTCCAGCTTCTCGCGGCCGTGGTAGGTCAGCTCGCCAGTGGCCGGGATGGAGAGCGAATCGCTTTGGCCATAGAAAGTGCGATTCTTGGTGATCGATAGTTTCTGGTTGACTACTTGACCGGGTTTCATGTCGATCGGAAAAGAGAACGGCGGCTCGAAGGCCTGGGAATCGGAATTGACCTGACTCTTGGGGAAGTCGGCGGGACGCGTGGCCGCAAGCTCTGGATCGATGGTGAGTTTGTAAGTCGTGGACTTACCGTAAAGCAGGATATTCCCACCGACAAAATCCCTGTACTCTTTTTTTACGGTGTTCTCCGTTACCTGCAGCATTTGGACCGTTTCAGATCCGACGTTGATGGCAATAGGATTGGCGCCGGCAAACATTTCTCGGCCCTCGGTCACGCTCTTTCTATGGGATGGCGCGGATACCGGGTCGGCTCCCAGCTTCGCCGCCTCGAGTTCGACCGTTGTTCCTTCGCGGAAATCGGCTTCGTTGAAACAAGGGGCCGAGTTGTCGGCCACTGGCGCCGATGGCGGCGGTGCCGGCGCTGGCGCAATTGGCAATACCGAGAATCCGCCGCCGCCTCCTCCCCCGCCGCATGCGGAAATCGCTACAGCTGCGGCTGCAATGGCAAGCAGCCGGACGCGCGGCATATTGTTGAGACCTGACTTTTTCAAAATTCCTCCCTTTTTTATGAGGCCGCAATTATTGGCGGCGATCTTCTTCTTGCTACGACAGGCGCCCGTGATTCATGTAGATCGGTTTCTCGTTGGTGTGGAACAAGTCACAAAAGCGGGCCGAGGCTTCCGAGGAGGTTTTTTATGTGCAATAAGCAGATAGCTCGCATGGGCGTTCATTGCGCACCGCTCTGACTTTCGGCTGCACGCAATGCCTGAATCGTTACCTCGGCTGTATTGATCCGCCGCTGCAATTCCTCATTGACCAACCGCACCAGTGCACTGAGTTCGGTGCGCGTCGGGCAGACCTCTTCCGTGTCGTTCACGTGCTGCGGGGCGATGAGTTTTTCGAGACACGCATATGCACGCTGCACGACGTGAAGGCCGTCGATGTCATCGCATGCCTGTAGCGCGAGAGATTCGGCGCTGGTGGTCTCAGAAGACTCGAAGGGCTGCGCACGGACGCGCGAGCGGCTTTGGTCTGGATGACCTCCAAGGGTTTCGGTTTGCTGAAACCGCGGCACCCAACGCCAATTGAGGGCGGCAGCTCGACGGGTTGGCGTACCGGGAAACCACTTGCGTGAAGCCGGCCGGGCTCGCGCCCGCCCATCGAGTCGCCAAAAAACTGGAGGCACGAACGACAAAGCCGCAGACCCTGCGGGGTGGCTTCGGCTTGCGTCGCAGTGATTTCAACGGGACGCTAATCCCGATCACGCTCTGGCGTGACCGGCGCCGTATAGCCATGCAGATACCTGCGGTTCAAGCAGGCATTCCCACTGCCTTCAATGATCGTGATGCAAGTAACTCGCCTGTCTCGGCAGCCGCAATCTCACCAGGAACGCAATCACCATCATTTTTGATGCGCTGCAAATGGCGATCATCTTCGCGTTGTAAGTCAAAGCCCGTAGATCAAAACTGTGACCCAGAAAGCGCCCCAGAGCGCGGCGATTCCAAGCAGGAGCGCTACCGTCAGATAGATGGCGAGATAGGCGAAGCGGACTGCGAGGTTGGCGGTGCTCGGCACACAACGCCAATAGATCAGCCCCAACCAAAGAACGAGCGTACCTGCAATGATCGAAACCGAAAGGCCGGAGGTCGTCAGGATCCGGTTTCGCTCCAGGCTGGTGAAGAGCAAATTGAGAACCGGAATGAACACCGCCCATGCCAGCAGGTTCAACACCAGACGCAAGCGAACGCTCATCGAATGGCCTCGCCCTTGAAGAAGTAGCCGGGCGCCGAGCGCGGCTCGGTGGCGAGGTTCTGAACTGTCATGTGGACTCTCCCTGTCGGGCCGTTGTGGCCTCTTTGAAATCATAGGGAGAGTCGACCCGTTCGCTCTGGCCGGGCCGTGCCAGAAATCTTCAATGATCGTGATGCAAGTAACTCGCCTGCCTCGGCAGCCGCAAGCTCACCAGAAATGCAATCACCATCATCCCGCTCACATACCAGAAGAACACCGACTCATGCCCCAGTGACTTGAGCCCCAGCGCCACGTACTCCGCCGAGCCGCCGAAGATCGCATTGGCGACCGCATAGGCCAGCCCCACGCCCAGCGCGCGCACTTCGGGCGGGAACATCTCCGCCTTCACGATCCCGCTGATCGAGGTGTAGAAGCTCACGATGGCCAGCGCGACGATGATGAGCACGAAGGCCATCACCGGACTCGTCGTGTATTGCAGCGCGGTCAGGATCGGCACGGTCGCCAACGTGCCCAGGCCACCGAACAGCAGCATGTTGTTGCGCCGCCCGATGCGGTCCGACAGCGCGCCGAAGATCGGCTGCATGCACATGTAGACGAACAGCGCGCCGGTCATCACGTAGCTCGCGGTCTTGATCGGCAGGTGCACCGTGTTCACCAGGTACTTCTGCATGTAGGTGGTGAAGGTGTAGAAGATCAGCGAGCCGCCGGCCGTGTAGCCCAGCACCGTCAGGAAGGCGGGCGTGTGGTGCTTGAACAGCGCGGCCATGCTGCCGGCTTCCTTGTTGGCCTTGGCTTCGGCGCTTTGCGTTTCATGCAGGGTGCGGCGCAGCAGCAGCGCGACCACGGCGGCGATGGCGCCGATCACGAAGGGAATGCGCCAGCCCCAGGCCTTGAGTTCGGCCTCGGTGAGCAACTGTTCGAGCGCCACGATGACGAGCACCGCGAGCAGTTGCCCGCCGATCAAGGTGACGTACTGGAACGACGAGAAGAAGCCGCGTTGGCCCCTCAGCGCCACCTCGCTCATGTAGGTGGCGGTGGTGCCGTATTCGCCACCGACCGACAGGCCCTGGAAGAGCCGGCAGACCAGCAGCAAAAAGGGCGCCCACGCGCCAATCTGTGCGTAGGTCGGCAGGCAGGCGATGACCAGCGAGCCGCCGCACATCATGGTGACGGAGATCAGCATCGAGGTCTTGCGCCCGAGCCGGTCGGCCACGCGGCCGAAGAGCCAGCCGCCGATGGGCCGCATGAGGAAGCCGGCCGCGAACACGCCGGCGGTGTTGAGCAGCTGTGCGGTGGGGTCGGACTTGGGAAAGAACGCCGGCGCAAAGTACAGCGCCGAGAAGGCATACACGTAGAAGTCGAACCACTCGACTAGGTTGCCTGAAGAGGCCGCCATGATCGCAAAGACACGGTGGCGCTTTTCTTCGGCCGTGTAGTGCGGTGGGGACGAAGAAGCGGAAGCCGTCTGGCCTCCATGGGTAGGCGTGACTGCGCTCATGGTGCCTTTGCCGCCGTGCAGGCGATGTTGTTGTTGCCAAAACATTCTGCGCCTGCACGTGGCCGCGCCGTGTCAGCCGGCGCCGCATCAGCCTACCCCTGAAGGGGCCTTGTCCGCTTGCCCTTGCGGGCTTAGAAGGTGCCCGGCAGCAGGATGCTCGAATCGACGTCGTCGATGTTCGTGCGGCCACAGAAGGCCATCGTGATGTCGAGTTCCTTGTGGATGAGCTGCAGCGCGCGCGTCACGCCCTCTTGCCCGTGGGCGCCCAGGCCGTACAGAAAGCTGCGGCCGATCATGGTGCCGCGTGCGCCCAGTGCGCGGGCTTTGAGCACGTCCTGGCCGCTGCGGATGCCGCCGTCCATCCACACTTCGATCTCGCTGCCGACGGCTTCGGCGATGGCGGGCAGCGCGGCAATGGAAGAGGGCGCGCCGTCGAGCTGGCGGCCACCGTGGTTGGACACGATGAGTGCATCGGCACCGCTGGACGCGGCCAGGCGCGCGTCTTCCACGTCCATCACGCCCTTGAGGATGAGCTTGCCGCCCCAGAGCTTCTTGATCCACTCCACGTCGGCCCAGCTCAGGGCCGGGTCGAACTGCTCTGCCGTCCACGACGACAGCGACGACAGATCTTTCACGCCCTTGGCATGGCCCGCGATGTTGCCGAAGGTGCGGCGCTTGGTGCCCAGCATGCCCATGCACCAGCGCGGCTTGGTTGCCAGGTTGATCAGGTTCTTCAGCGTGGGCTTGGGCGGCGCGGTCAGGCCGTTCTTGATGTCCTTGTGGCGCTGGCCAAGAATCTGCAGGTCGAGCGTGAGCTGCAGGGCCGTCACGTTGGCGGCTTTGGCGCGTTCGATCAGGCGCTCGATGAAGTCGCGGTCCTTCATCACATAGAGCTGGAACCAGAAGGGGTGCCGGTCGGTGTTCTCGGCGATGTCTTCCAGCGAGCAGATGCTCATGGTCGAGAGCGTGAACGGAATGCCGAAGGCCTTGGCCGCGCGGGCGCCCAGGATCTCGCCATCGGCGTGCTGCATGCCGGTCAGGCCCGTGGGCGCGATGGCCACGGGCATGAACACCTCCTGGCCGACCATGGTGGTGCGGGTGGAGCGGCCTTCCATGTTCACGGCCACGCGCTGGCGCAGCTTGATCTTCTGAAAGTCGCTCTCGTTGGCGCGGTAGGTGCTCTCGGTCCAGGCGCCGGAGTCGGCGTAGTCGTAGAACATCTTCGGCACACGCCGCTTGGCGATCACCCGCAGGTCTTCGATGCTGGTGATCTTGGAAAGGTCGGACACTGGGAGTCTCCTTGGTTGTCTTTGTGGGTTGGCGCTGGGCAACCGGTCATTATCCGCAGGGGCCCCGGGGCATCATCTGAAAAGACCTGCGCCCGCATCTGAAAAAAATTCAGGCCCGGTGCGTGCCCGGCTCAGTCGCGCAGGGCCTGACGCAGCCACTCGACAAAAGTGGCGCACTCCCAGCGCTCCATCGCGCCTGGCCGCCAGCAAAGAAAGTAGGCATTGGGCGAGGGCACGCTGCGCGGCGAAAGCCGCACAAGGCGCCCGCTCTCCAGCCAGGCGCTGCCCAGCCGCAGGTGCATCAGCACCACGCCGAAGTCTTCGGCCGCCGCATCGAGCGCCAGCCCGAGGTCGTTGAACTGGTGGCCGGTGGCGGGCTCCGGCAGGCCCACGCCGCAGGCCTTGAACCAGGTGCGCCATGACTCCAGCGGCGTGCGCAGCAACTGCGCGCGCGAGACCTCGGCGTCGGTGGCAAAGCCGTCGAAGGGGCCGTGGCGTTGCAGGTAGGCGGGGCTGCAGACCGGCGAGACCTCGTCGGCCAGCAACTGGAAAGACTCGCGGTCGTGAAATGGCCCGGTGCCGAAGCGCAGTTCGATGTCGGCCTCTTCGACCGTCGTGTTGCGCACCGGCGCGGTCACCTGCAGCATCAGCTCGATGTTCGGGTAGGCGTCGCGAAAGCGGGCCAGCCGGGGCAGCAGCATCTGGCGCGAGAAGGTGGGCGTGACGGCCACGCGCAGTCGCCGCACCTGCGATTCGGGTTCGCGGCCGGGCACTTGCTGCAATGCCGCAATGGCTTCCCGCACGCGGGCCAGGTAGGCCATGCCGTCGGTGCTCAGGCTGAAATCGCTGCCCGTGAAGAACTTGAGCGCCAGTTGCGATTCGAGCTGGCGGATGCGGTGGCTGACTGCGCTGGGCGTCACGTTCAGCTCTTCGGCTGCCAGGTTCACGCTGCGCAGCCGAGCGACCGCCTCGAAGGCCTGCAGGCCCTGGGTCGAGGGGAGACGCGGAGAAACCATCTGTTGTGGATGAAGGTAGCGGGGGTCGATGGTATCTAACGCTTCCGGTTGCTTGTGGCGGAACCCGGGTCGTTCACGTGGGCGGGCGTGAAGCGCCGACGCTGGCGCCCAGCGCCTGAAGCAGCCGGCGCAGGTCGTCGACAGCTTCGCGCGCCAGTGCTGCATCGCCCATCTGCGCTTTGACGATGGCGCCGTCGACACCGAGTGCTGCCGCCTGTGCCAGCGCCATGCGCGCGGGTGCCGCGGCGGGCAGCAGGCCCGTGATGACTTCGACCATCTCGTGCTTGTGCTCGCGTGCGCGTTGCGCGGCACCTTCCACGCTGGCACCGATCTCGGCCGTCGAGTTGATGAACGCGCAGCCGCGAAACGCCGGATCGGCGAACCACTCGGCCATCACGTCGGCCAGCAGCGGCAAGGCGCCTTTGTCGTCACTGCGCTCATGCGCGCCGCGACGGCCCAGCGCATCGACGAACCACGCCATCCACAGGCCATGCCGATGGTCGAGAAAGGCACGCACCAGGTCGTCCTTCGACGGGAAGTGCCGGTAGAAGGTGACCTTGGTGACGCCCGATGCGGCGATCACGCGGTCGATGCCGGTGGCGCGGATGCCGTCGGCATAGAAGAGGTCGTGCGCGGTGAGCAGGATGCGCTCGCGTGCGGGCAATGCGGAGATGTCCATGCGGCGATTGTAGGCATGTAGACAGGTCTGTCTACTCATGGCACATTGCGGGCCTTCGCCACTTCATCCTTTGCAGAAAGACCGCCATGGAATCCCGCCCGCCGCTGCCGCCCTTCAACCTTGAATCCGCCACGAAGAAAGTCCAGGCCGCCGAAGATGCATGGAACACGCGCGACCCGGTGCGCGTGAGCCTAGCCTACACGTCCGATACCGAATGGCGCAATCGCGCGGACTTCGTCAATGGCCGCGAACAGGTGGTGGAGTTCCTCACGCGCAAGTGGGAGCGCGAGCACGACTACCGGCTGAAGAAACAGTTGTGGGCCTTCAT includes:
- a CDS encoding SDR family oxidoreductase; translated protein: MDLHLKDKVVIVTGGGSGIGAAISLTLAREGAVPVICGKNPLDAPFEEELRALQPRALFIQFELMEEAACAKAIESTIAEFGRIDGLVNNAGVNDSVGLEAGREAFVASLERNLVHCYVMAHFCLPHLKASKGAIVNISSKTAVTGQGNTSGYTAAKGAQLSLTREWAASLLEDGVRVNAVIPAEVMTPLYQRWISAFDEPDRKLATITDKIPLGRRMTTPQEIANTVVFLLSEQASHTTGQWVFVDGGYTHLDRALT
- a CDS encoding DUF1348 family protein — its product is MESRPPLPPFNLESATKKVQAAEDAWNTRDPVRVSLAYTSDTEWRNRADFVNGREQVVEFLTRKWEREHDYRLKKQLWAFMGNRIAVRFEYEWHDAAGQWFRSHGNENWEFAENGLMQKRFASINDQPVAEADRKFHWER
- a CDS encoding alpha-hydroxy acid oxidase, translated to MSDLSKITSIEDLRVIAKRRVPKMFYDYADSGAWTESTYRANESDFQKIKLRQRVAVNMEGRSTRTTMVGQEVFMPVAIAPTGLTGMQHADGEILGARAAKAFGIPFTLSTMSICSLEDIAENTDRHPFWFQLYVMKDRDFIERLIERAKAANVTALQLTLDLQILGQRHKDIKNGLTAPPKPTLKNLINLATKPRWCMGMLGTKRRTFGNIAGHAKGVKDLSSLSSWTAEQFDPALSWADVEWIKKLWGGKLILKGVMDVEDARLAASSGADALIVSNHGGRQLDGAPSSIAALPAIAEAVGSEIEVWMDGGIRSGQDVLKARALGARGTMIGRSFLYGLGAHGQEGVTRALQLIHKELDITMAFCGRTNIDDVDSSILLPGTF
- a CDS encoding TetR/AcrR family transcriptional regulator; the encoded protein is MDISALPARERILLTAHDLFYADGIRATGIDRVIAASGVTKVTFYRHFPSKDDLVRAFLDHRHGLWMAWFVDALGRRGAHERSDDKGALPLLADVMAEWFADPAFRGCAFINSTAEIGASVEGAAQRAREHKHEMVEVITGLLPAAAPARMALAQAAALGVDGAIVKAQMGDAALAREAVDDLRRLLQALGASVGASRPPT
- a CDS encoding ABC transporter substrate-binding protein; the protein is MIKRRAVTATLGAALIGLSGFAQAQTQEIYIPLVSKGFQHQFWQAVKSGAEQAGKDFKVKVTFEGPETEAMVDKQIDMLSAALAKKPQAIGFAALDSQAAIPLLKKAQAAKIPVVAFDSGVDSDIPVTTTTTDNKAAAALAADKMAELIGKSGEVALVVHDQTSRTGVDRRDGFVNRIKSTYPNIKIVSVQYGGGDQLKSTEITKSILQASPNLKGIFGANEGSAIGVVNGVKEMKRNGKVVIIGYDSGKQQKNAILDGSMAGAITQNPVGMGYKTVEMAVKAIKGEKLPKIVDTGFFWYDKTNIADPKIAAVLYD
- a CDS encoding LysR substrate-binding domain-containing protein, which translates into the protein MVSPRLPSTQGLQAFEAVARLRSVNLAAEELNVTPSAVSHRIRQLESQLALKFFTGSDFSLSTDGMAYLARVREAIAALQQVPGREPESQVRRLRVAVTPTFSRQMLLPRLARFRDAYPNIELMLQVTAPVRNTTVEEADIELRFGTGPFHDRESFQLLADEVSPVCSPAYLQRHGPFDGFATDAEVSRAQLLRTPLESWRTWFKACGVGLPEPATGHQFNDLGLALDAAAEDFGVVLMHLRLGSAWLESGRLVRLSPRSVPSPNAYFLCWRPGAMERWECATFVEWLRQALRD
- a CDS encoding MFS family transporter, with translation MSAVTPTHGGQTASASSSPPHYTAEEKRHRVFAIMAASSGNLVEWFDFYVYAFSALYFAPAFFPKSDPTAQLLNTAGVFAAGFLMRPIGGWLFGRVADRLGRKTSMLISVTMMCGGSLVIACLPTYAQIGAWAPFLLLVCRLFQGLSVGGEYGTTATYMSEVALRGQRGFFSSFQYVTLIGGQLLAVLVIVALEQLLTEAELKAWGWRIPFVIGAIAAVVALLLRRTLHETQSAEAKANKEAGSMAALFKHHTPAFLTVLGYTAGGSLIFYTFTTYMQKYLVNTVHLPIKTASYVMTGALFVYMCMQPIFGALSDRIGRRNNMLLFGGLGTLATVPILTALQYTTSPVMAFVLIIVALAIVSFYTSISGIVKAEMFPPEVRALGVGLAYAVANAIFGGSAEYVALGLKSLGHESVFFWYVSGMMVIAFLVSLRLPRQASYLHHDH
- a CDS encoding L-fuconate dehydratase, giving the protein MTIVRSMRVLDVRFPTSQQLDGSDAMNPDPDYSAAYVVLETDQPGLEGHGLTFTIGRGNEICCAAIEAMRHLVVGLDLQWVAQDMGRFWRHITSDSQLRWIGPDKGAIHLATGAVVNAMWDLWAKSEGKPVWQLVADMSPEELVRCIDFRYITDCITPEEALSLLRDAAVGKAERVATLQAEGYPCYTTSAGWLGYSDEKLRRLAQEAVDAGFNHIKLKVGRDLQDDIRRLTVAREVLGPDRHLMIDANQVWEVDQAIDWVRQLAFAKPWFIEEPTSPDDVEGHRKIREGIAPVVKVATGEMCQNRIMFKQFIMRGAIDVVQIDACRLGGVNEILAVMLMAAKYKLPVCPHAGGVGLCEYVQHLSMIDYLCISGMREGRVIEYVDHLHEHFVEPCEIRGAAYMPPKGAGFSITMKPESLERYRFRG
- a CDS encoding L-rhamnose mutarotase is translated as MRHCLALDLKDDPKLIAEYEAYHRSIWPEVRAHLHVHGVTGMEIYRLGTRMVMLMETDDARYDAQAMALASQSDSKIGEWETLMWKFQAPTPWTPEGEKWVAMERIFAL